A genomic window from Candidatus Nitrosoglobus terrae includes:
- a CDS encoding MFS transporter — MAGELRRISSLLLGISIVLLGAGLLGTLIGVRASQEQFGPAMIGAIQALYFLGYVLGTYFCLFLIKRVGYIRVFATMTALGAAAAIGYGMWVQPWFWAILRLISGISMVGLYIVIESWLNTQSPHHSRGKIFAIYMSITLIALGLSQFLLLIESKEGIRFALAAMLFSLALIPVALTQVVEPELVATPQIRLKDLYFISPLGITAALVAGLISSAFWGMGAVFAHDIGLSVTEIPAFMSAVIFGGALLLWPVGQLSDRWDRRKILVLVSFTSAFAAFGVFMSVDGSLGVLLLLSFFYGGVSFSIYALAVAYLNDHLKAGEVLEATRGILLVYGIGSILGPIIVGFCMALWGPVALPGYLAIVLALLGLFGIYRALYSDPVPAEEQGEFIPMVRTSEAAFEMYPEADLELELPLAPPVNSREEKTRDA, encoded by the coding sequence ATGGCAGGTGAGTTACGGCGTATCTCCTCTCTGCTTCTTGGCATCAGTATTGTGTTATTGGGTGCTGGACTGCTGGGCACATTAATCGGTGTACGGGCTAGTCAGGAGCAGTTTGGCCCAGCTATGATTGGAGCTATTCAGGCGCTTTATTTTCTAGGTTATGTACTTGGAACTTATTTTTGTCTATTCCTAATTAAACGGGTGGGCTATATTCGGGTTTTTGCAACCATGACAGCGCTGGGAGCTGCTGCTGCTATAGGCTATGGAATGTGGGTTCAGCCATGGTTTTGGGCGATATTAAGATTGATTTCAGGTATATCAATGGTGGGTCTTTATATAGTTATCGAAAGCTGGCTAAATACTCAATCTCCTCATCATAGTCGAGGTAAAATCTTTGCTATCTATATGAGTATTACCCTTATCGCTTTAGGGTTAAGCCAGTTTTTGCTTTTAATTGAGAGTAAGGAAGGTATTCGTTTTGCCCTTGCCGCTATGTTATTTTCACTGGCTTTGATTCCTGTTGCATTGACTCAGGTAGTGGAACCTGAATTAGTGGCTACACCTCAAATAAGACTTAAAGATCTTTATTTTATCTCGCCACTAGGTATTACAGCAGCCTTGGTTGCTGGCCTTATCAGTAGTGCTTTTTGGGGTATGGGCGCTGTATTTGCGCATGATATTGGTCTTTCAGTAACAGAAATACCCGCCTTTATGAGTGCCGTTATTTTTGGTGGTGCCCTGTTGTTGTGGCCGGTAGGGCAATTATCAGATCGTTGGGATCGTCGTAAGATACTGGTCTTAGTTAGCTTTACAAGTGCTTTTGCTGCTTTTGGGGTTTTTATGTCTGTAGATGGCTCATTGGGTGTCTTGTTATTGCTATCCTTTTTTTATGGAGGGGTGTCTTTTTCTATTTATGCTTTAGCCGTAGCTTATCTAAATGATCATCTTAAAGCTGGAGAAGTACTTGAGGCTACCCGGGGGATTTTGCTCGTTTATGGTATAGGATCTATTTTAGGGCCAATTATCGTAGGTTTCTGTATGGCCCTATGGGGCCCTGTCGCTTTACCGGGTTATCTAGCTATAGTTCTAGCTTTACTTGGATTGTTTGGTATTTATCGCGCTCTATATAGCGATCCGGTTCCGGCTGAAGAGCAAGGGGAATTTATTCCAATGGTACGTACCTCCGAAGCCGCTTTTGAAATGTATCCAGAGGCGGATTTAGAGCTAGAATTGCCTTTAGCCCCCCCTGTTAATTCTAGAGAAGAAAAAACTAGAGATGCTTGA
- the ptsP gene encoding phosphoenolpyruvate--protein phosphotransferase, translated as MNQDHGKDKDKNIIYPRLAALAATPISLYTLDSLSRIVQKVSLAANLEEALQVIVVQTCKIMAVDVCSVYLTESDGSHVLMATQGLHLDSVGQVRLAQGEGLVGLVAERVEPINLENASAHRCFKFIPRSGEESFRAFLGVPVLHQRKLLGVLVIQHSAERQFNENDVSFLFTLAAQLAGVIAHARVSGALQRPKNNLSTRSVSQSIIGIAGAPGVALGKGVVIYSAADLDTVPERQSSDPDEEERVFRSAVEHISQEMQSLANHLERPLADEYQALLKAYAMLAESQSLVEATVERIQAGEWAPSAFRAVIKEQAKRFEAIEDPYLRERANDLQEIGRHILSYLQNTAAVNVEYPENTILIGENLSAMDLAEVPAGRLVGVISAHGSGFSHAAILARAMGIPAVMGINKGSIGQLDQRKLILDGYQGRVHLEPSAPMRREFARLAREERQLTEELRCLRDLPANTLDGFQVNLYTNVGLLADIEPSLAVGAEGVGLYRTELPFMVRDRFPTEEEQYSMYRKLLQSFAPCPVVLRMLDVGGDKPLPYFSIQEANPFLGWRGIRVILDHPEIFLTQVKAALRAAEGLNNLNLLLPMISRVSEIEEAACLVQQAYHELKIEGIQVAWPRMGAMIEVPAAVYQIDSLARRVDFFSVGTNDLTQYLLAVDRNNERVVRLYNSLHPAVLAAIQSVIKIGYQYHKPVSICGEMASEPTAVVLLLGMGVNSLSVSIGALPRVKWVIRNFSQQQAKELLTRSLQEEKPEPIYELLCQALDNSGLGGLIRTGK; from the coding sequence ATGAACCAAGATCATGGGAAAGATAAAGATAAAAATATAATTTACCCTAGGCTAGCAGCCTTAGCAGCTACACCTATAAGTCTCTATACCTTAGATTCCCTTAGCCGTATTGTTCAGAAAGTAAGCCTTGCTGCTAATCTTGAGGAAGCATTGCAGGTTATTGTAGTGCAGACATGTAAAATTATGGCAGTGGATGTGTGTTCTGTTTATCTTACAGAAAGTGATGGTAGTCATGTTTTAATGGCAACTCAAGGGTTACACCTTGATTCAGTAGGGCAGGTTAGATTGGCTCAAGGAGAAGGGTTAGTAGGTTTAGTAGCAGAGCGTGTCGAACCAATCAATCTGGAGAATGCGTCTGCTCATCGCTGCTTCAAATTTATTCCTCGTTCTGGGGAAGAATCATTTCGGGCATTTTTAGGGGTGCCAGTGCTCCATCAACGGAAATTATTAGGTGTACTGGTAATACAGCACAGTGCGGAGCGTCAATTTAACGAAAACGATGTATCTTTTTTATTTACATTAGCTGCACAGCTTGCTGGTGTTATTGCCCATGCGAGGGTTAGCGGGGCCTTACAAAGACCTAAAAATAATCTAAGCACTAGATCGGTATCACAATCGATTATTGGTATTGCTGGGGCTCCAGGAGTGGCTCTTGGCAAAGGAGTAGTTATTTATTCTGCGGCTGATTTAGATACAGTGCCTGAGCGTCAGAGCTCAGATCCTGATGAGGAAGAGAGGGTATTTCGATCAGCAGTAGAACATATTTCCCAAGAAATGCAGTCATTAGCAAATCACTTAGAACGACCATTAGCTGATGAATACCAAGCTTTGCTTAAAGCTTATGCTATGCTCGCAGAGAGCCAGAGTTTGGTAGAGGCTACGGTGGAACGTATTCAGGCGGGTGAGTGGGCGCCAAGCGCATTTAGGGCTGTTATCAAAGAGCAAGCTAAGCGCTTTGAAGCTATAGAAGATCCTTATTTACGTGAACGTGCTAATGATCTTCAGGAAATTGGTCGGCATATCCTAAGTTATTTGCAAAATACTGCTGCTGTGAATGTGGAATATCCAGAAAATACGATACTAATAGGGGAAAATTTAAGCGCTATGGATCTTGCTGAAGTTCCAGCTGGACGCCTTGTGGGCGTGATTTCAGCGCATGGATCAGGTTTTTCTCATGCCGCTATTCTTGCTCGTGCTATGGGAATTCCGGCAGTAATGGGAATTAATAAGGGAAGTATTGGTCAGCTCGATCAGCGAAAATTAATACTTGATGGGTATCAAGGCCGAGTACATTTGGAACCGAGCGCACCTATGCGCCGGGAATTTGCCCGCCTTGCTCGGGAAGAGCGGCAGCTTACAGAAGAACTTAGATGTTTGCGGGATTTACCCGCCAATACCTTGGATGGTTTTCAGGTTAATTTATATACCAATGTGGGTTTATTAGCAGATATTGAACCCTCTCTTGCTGTTGGCGCTGAAGGAGTAGGTCTTTATCGAACTGAGCTACCGTTTATGGTGAGAGATCGTTTTCCCACTGAGGAAGAACAATATAGTATGTATCGTAAGCTTCTTCAGTCTTTTGCTCCATGCCCAGTGGTTTTAAGGATGCTTGATGTGGGAGGAGATAAACCTTTACCTTATTTTTCCATTCAAGAGGCCAATCCGTTTCTCGGCTGGCGCGGGATTCGAGTTATTTTAGATCATCCTGAGATATTTTTAACTCAGGTGAAGGCAGCGCTGCGAGCTGCTGAAGGTTTGAATAATCTTAACCTATTATTGCCTATGATTAGTAGAGTGTCTGAGATAGAGGAGGCCGCCTGCTTAGTACAGCAAGCTTATCATGAGCTGAAGATCGAGGGTATTCAAGTGGCGTGGCCTCGTATGGGGGCTATGATTGAGGTTCCTGCAGCTGTTTATCAGATTGATTCTTTAGCTCGGCGAGTGGATTTTTTCTCTGTTGGCACGAATGATTTGACTCAATATCTATTGGCGGTGGATCGTAACAATGAGCGAGTAGTGAGATTATATAATTCTTTGCATCCTGCTGTTTTGGCTGCGATACAGAGTGTTATTAAGATAGGTTATCAATACCATAAGCCGGTGAGCATTTGTGGTGAGATGGCTAGCGAACCGACGGCGGTGGTACTATTGCTTGGTATGGGAGTGAATAGCCTGAGTGTTAGTATTGGTGCTCTGCCAAGGGTTAAATGGGTTATTAGAAACTTTAGCCAGCAACAGGCAAAAGAGTTGCTTACTCGTTCGTTACAGGAAGAAAAACCTGAGCCAATTTATGAGCTATTATGTCAGGCGCTTGATAATTCTGGGTTGGGAGGGCTGATACGTACAGGAAAGTAA